The following are encoded together in the Vigna angularis cultivar LongXiaoDou No.4 chromosome 9, ASM1680809v1, whole genome shotgun sequence genome:
- the LOC108321576 gene encoding sufE-like protein 1, chloroplastic/mitochondrial, which translates to MATNSVLSSSFRFVTTTIPLSLFPKTPTFLPSLRKTLFSKSITFQRLPSSPPPPPPSSSSSSSPFSSSNSLQPIEDLPPKLQEIVHLFQSVHEPKAKYEQLLFYGKNLKPLEPHFKTNDNKVQGCVSQVWVRAYLDPNRDVIYEADSDSVLTKGLAALLVQGLSGRPVGEIIRVTPDFVTLLGLQQSLTPSRNNGFLNMLKLMQKKALMLYVEAERGGEFTELKSPESNSDSIVENPSRGGESSELGEGDVGLDSEGGVELGGRGKRIREKLQKELEPVELEVEDVSYQHAGHAGVRGSDGETHFNVKVMSREFEGKSLVKRHRLIYGLLQEELETGLHALSIEAKTPAEVEG; encoded by the coding sequence ATGGCTACCAATTCGGTTTTATCATCTTCCTTTCGATTTGTCACTACCACAATCCCTCTCTCCCTCTTCCCCAAAACCCCAACTTTCCTTCCTTCTCTAAGAAAAACTCTCTTCTCTAAATCCATCACCTTCCAGAGACTTCCATCATCACCACCGCCGCCGCCGccatcatcatcgtcatcatcatcaccgTTCTCATCATCCAATTCCCTTCAACCCATCGAAGACCTTCCCCCGAAGCTCCAAGAAATCGTCCACCTTTTCCAATCCGTCCACGAACCCAAGGCCAAATACGAACAGCTCCTCTTCTATGGCAAAAACCTCAAACCCCTCGAGCCCCACTTCAAAACCAACGACAACAAGGTCCAAGGTTGCGTCTCCCAGGTCTGGGTCCGAGCCTACCTCGACCCCAACCGCGACGTCATCTACGAAGCCGACTCCGACTCCGTCCTCACCAAAGGCCTCGCCGCGTTGCTCGTTCAGGGCCTCTCGGGTCGACCCGTTGGTGAAATCATTCGGGTCACGCCAGATTTCGTCACGCTGTTGGGGTTGCAGCAGAGCCTGACCCCCTCGAGGAACAACGGGTTTTTGAACATGCTTAAATTGATGCAGAAAAAGGCGCTTATGCTGTACGTGGAAGCTGAAAGGGGTGGTGAGTTCACTGAATTGAAGTCACCCGAGTCGAATTCTGATAGCATTGTTGAAaatccttcaaggggtggagaAAGTTCTGAACTTGGTGAGGGTGATGTTGGTTTGGATTCTGAGGGTGGTGTGGAATTGGGAGGGAGGGGGAAGAGGATAAGGGAGAAGTTGCAGAAGGAGCTTGAGCCTGTTGAGTTGGAGGTTGAGGATGTGTCTTATCAGCATGCGGGGCATGCTGGGGTTAGAGGGAGTGATGGAGAAACGCATTTCAATGTTAAAGTTATGTCTAGGGAGTTCGAAGGGAAGAGTTTGGTTAAGAGGCATAGGCTTATTTATGGCCTTCTGCAAGAGGAGTTGGAAACTGGATTGCATGCCTTGTCTATCGAGGCGAAGACGCCGGCTGAAGTTGAAGGATGA